The following coding sequences are from one Peromyscus eremicus chromosome X, PerEre_H2_v1, whole genome shotgun sequence window:
- the LOC131900148 gene encoding periphilin-1-like yields the protein MRCGLKDGVTTSHFQEIKQRNGMTTSNFHENKCLLGTIPVMATVVPNRPPLGDKRPSLLARPDEGGYSRYFCHVDYQKWDEGRCFSQNPRSGPPYKRGPYGYRWSRDEYATSRQPEYRAMINDFRRRLFYSSYYFRQGSPHKWGAPFWRESRVGGKDSLHSRFGSSLSSRSRMRSFHQSRHRCKEKAIQFLKTSRDTVPSGSSSKVLKSPSRLTEKEQADAASKWANENPKKSEENHLAEMSEFETGSKAPLCINQTEEPESNTTAGTELCEDSQLSSRSKVIASKITEIEKVYRQVCETFGMVVERLVEKDRSLEKSIQFAMKQSLHEIGEQHVEELKHFIMEHDNSTPDFGGPF from the coding sequence ATGAGATGTGGTCTGAAGGATGGTGTGACTACAAGCCACTTCCAGGAAATCAAGCAAAGGAATGGTATGACTACAAGCAACTTCCACGAAAACAAGTGCCTCCTTGGAACCATCCCAGTGATGGCAACCGTTGTGCCAAACAGACcgcctctgggagacaagagaccaTCTCTGCTAGCCAGACCCGATGAAGGAGGCTACAGTAGATACTTCTGTCACGTGGACTACCAAAAATGGGATGAAGGCcgctgtttttctcagaatccaaGAAGTGGCCCACCCTACAAAAGAGGCCCTTATGGCTACCGATGGTCAAGAGATGAGTATGCCACAAGCCGACAGCCTGAATACAGGGCCATGATAAACGATTTTAGAAGAAGACTTTTCTATTCttcttattattttagacaaggaTCTCCCCATAAATGGGGCGCTCCTTTTTGGAGAGAATCACGTGTGGGCGGGAAGGACTCCCTACACAGCAGATTTGGCTCCAGTCTCAGCAGTAGAAGCAGGATGCGCTCCTTCCATCAGTCTCGACATCGATGTAAAGAGAAAGCCatccagtttttgaaaacatcaagagatactgtgccttcaggttcttcatccaaggtgttaaaaagccccagccggctgactgagaaggaacaggctgatgctgcaagcaagtgggctaatgaaaatcccaagaagtcagaagaaaatcacTTGGCTGAAATGTCCGAGTTTGAGACGGGATCCAAGGCTCCGTTATGTATCAACCAGACAGAAGAACCCGAGTCCAACACAACAGCTGGCACAGAATTGTGTGAAGACAGCCAGCTTAGCAGTCGCTCAAAAGTGATTGCATCAAAAATCACGGAGATTGAGAAGGTTTACCGACAAGTCTGTGAAACTTTCGGGATGGTGGTGGAAAGGCTGGTTGAAAAGGATCGTTCCTTAGAAAAATCTATACAGTTTGCAATGAAGCAGAGTTTGCATGAAATAGGTGAGCAACATGTTGAAGaactcaagcatttcattatggAGCATGATAATTCTACTCCAGATTTTGGAGGTCctttttga